CTCGCCCCTCCAGCAGAACTGCTAGCGGAGTTTGCCAACTACTTCCACTACGGCTACCACGAGTGCATGAAGAACCTGGTGCATTACCTCACCACCGTGGAGCGGATGGAGACCAAGGACACCAAGTACGCGCGCATCCTCGCCTTCTTGCAGTCCAAGGCCCGCTTGGGCACCGAACCTGCCTTCCAGCCGCTAGGTTCGCTTCCAGAGCCAGATTTCTCCTATCAGCTACACCCAGCGGGGCCCGAGCTCGCAGGCCACAGCCCCGGGGAGGCCTCCGTTTTCCCGCAGGGCGCTGCCCCCGGGCCCTTCCCCTGGCCGCACGGCACGGCCCGCAGCCCGGCGCTGCCCTACCTGCCCAGCGCGCCCGTGCCGCTCCCGAGCCCCGCGCAACAGCACAGCCCCTTCCTGGCGCCCGTGCAGGGGCTGGACCGGCACTACCTCAACCTGATCGGCCACGCCCACCCCAACGCCCTCAACCTGCACCCCTCCCAGCACCCCACGGTGCTCTGACGCTGCCTCTCCCTGCAGATTTCTCCGAGCGTCGGACGCTGCTTAGGAGAAACACTGTATTTTGTACAGGTGTAAATATTGTGCCAACAAAATTCCCCTGGGTGGGGGAAGGCCGCGAGCAAATTAGTCTTCTGAAGGATCTCCCTCCTGGCAATAAACGATTTCTGGTAAAGACCAAGAGATGGATTTCTTTGTTACCTTCTGCTCCTCCACAACCGCCCCTGGAGGTGCCGAGGACGCGAGTCCGATAGGGCCAAGGTGATGCTCTTCAGTACTTGGGGGCAGGGGGCGCTGCCGGgtctgaggaggagggaggaaaggctaAATGGAGCTTCGCTTCGGGGAGAGAAGTCGTGGCTCCCTCGGGGCTCCAGACCCTCACCCGACAGGTGCGCACCTTGGGCATCTGCCTCGGAGCAGGGCGCGCGAAGAAGAACTGGGCCCTTGACTCTGAGAAAATGCAAGCCAAGGACCCGCCCCACACTGGCTTTAGCGGACTTGTGCCCGCTGCGACCTGGGCGCCCTTCCTACCGCGAGACCAGGCCGGGGGGCGCGCGCGCGCACCACGCGCGGGCTGGCCTGGAGAGCGGCGCGACTCAGGCCAGCGGCACGCGTGACTAAGTTTACAGCTCTAACACGTCTccgaaaaacaaaacaggaggtAACTTCTGAGTTACGGCTCAAAAGCAACAGACGACGAAGTTTATTACTTTAGGATGACAGCTACTTGGCGCCGCGGGAGGGTTCAGGGAAGCCTGCCTTGCCTTTTTACGCACAGATCAGCTCAGCCTCAGGGACGCTAGGCAACCGGGTGAGCAGCCGGCAACGACCGGGTCAGGAGACGCGCTCTCCGGGGGACGGTTCCCTCTGCAGATCCCCACCATCCGCCACCGTAGGGGGTCGGTCGCTGGGCAGTCTGTTCTGGTTCTCGGGCCCAAGGAGAAAAAgcctcctttccccctttcccgGGGGAGGCTGGATTTTAACCTTCTGCTCAACCCTGTACGTCGTGTGGAGTTTTCAGGGCCCAGGGGACGCTTGTCCAGTCATCTTTAGGAGATTAGGGTTTTCAGTTCTAATTGGATCTGTGCCCTACCCACAACACAGCGATACACTTAGAATAGCAAACAAAAgtcatgtttttttaaaggcCCAAATAGCAAAACGAGCCTGCTATTGTTTTATGTAAACCGGTAAAATGAACAAGGTATCCAAACGGCTAATGTGTTTGTGGTgactgaaatttttttccttccttgattttttcccctttgttcctatatttccttttttattccctAGCTCTGATaccctttaaataaataattcgAAATTATGTAGCAGGTTTTCCTGTTTCCAGAGGCCATTTAACCAAACGACAATGATTTGTGTTCTCCCCGATTAGCTGGAGGACAATAAATTAACTTATTCCATTTCTGTGGACAGGGTGTAAGGGAGCTCTGACCTAGACTATTTACTGAGGTCACGGAATAGGATGACCTGCAATTTGTAAACCATCAAACTTGATTTATACAGacaggccaaaagaaaaaaagaaagaaaaagaaaccctcttcaTTACATTGCCCataaagtgaaatttaaatgTGCATTGAGGGGGCAGGGGAAATCTAGAACCCTTAGAAAAGGTCTTGCAAATAAGGAGTTCTTGCCCTAACATATACTCCATGTCACTACAATACTTACCTATAAAATGTGAGATGCAAATACTTCCTTCCCTTACCAACTGATAGGGCTGGAGCCTGAAAGCCAATGTCAGGCCAGGAGGCCTTCCGGATCACAAATATACATTGCGCGGTATGGGACGCAAGTGAATTATGCAGAAATGGGAGAATGCATGGTGCCTATTATTGGAACACATGTCTTACACCCATTTTCATCAGCGCTGGATACAGAATATGAAGAAGGCCTTTCAGGCTTTTTTTCGCTGAGCATTAAGCCAATCTGAATTCCCTTTGGCACTGAAGCATTAAAGATATAGTGTTACCctggaaatataaattattaatatattcagCATTTTTGTCACTTCTCAACTGTTAACCAAATTAGACAAAACTTTCTTTTACTAAGTAGATTTTCTCTTTGGGATTAGCTTTGGGAATGCACAGGGCCACCACAGTAAAAACTTTCgtcatttacatataattttgcaAACTTCCACTGGCCCATGACAGTCTTTGTACCTCAAATGTTggtattcttgatttttttctttctcatttaactGTGGAGGATAAAACCCTGCTTTGGATTTACAATGACTTTAGGATAAAagtctccctcccctttccctccatccccccccccctctgtgtgtgtgtgtgtgtgtgtgtgtgtgtgtgtgtgtgtgtgtgtgttgtgtcttTTTCAGAAACCTTCATCCTAAGTTCCAATTCTGCAGGCTTGGCCAAAAGTCAAACTTGGAATAGTCTAACTttgcaaaagattaaaaatgtcaCTACAAAATGGAATTGATTCAAATCAGATTGTGactttaaaatgttctttcctgCACTTTCTCTGACAACACATTACTCCCAGCCTCCCCATCCCAAacccccatctcctcccccctCTGTCTGAGTCTCTTATGCCCAATCCCTCCACTCTTTCTTTTAAGTAAGTTGTATAGTAATGGTTTCCAAGAGAGGCTCAACCAAACccagaaataacaaaaaacaaaaaacagtgggtTTGGCTGGAGGTGACCCATTGTGATGCCTCTGAAAGGGGCAACCTCTTGTTTCTTGGGCTTCATCCTTGAGTGggcaagaataaaaataatcatcCCCATGAAATCAAAGGTTTTCTCCAGAGGCTTGAGGAACAAAGCTGATGGCTGGTGCTTTGGGTCGGTCCCTGTGGCTCTGTAGGGCTAGAAGTAGGAACTTCCAGGCTCTCCAGCCGCCCCTCCGAAAGGGTGGTAATACAGAGCTCACTTGTGCTTCCAAGCGTTATTGAACAAACACAGTCCATGTATCAGTGGGGGCCCTCCAGTCTGGGCTACTACATACCAGGCAAGAAAGCTGGAGGAGCAGCTATGTAAGAGCTTCACTGACCCCACAGAAGTATGGAAATCCTAAGAACCTGGTAATGGGTGTCTGCTTACAGTAACACACCAAGGAAAATAAGGCAACCTGCGGCATtttgtaggtgctcaataaacatgtgTGGGATGACTGAATGAACTGCCTAACAGTGCTGAGCCTCTCAGAATTCTGCATCTCCCCTAGACCTCCTGTTTCCGGTCCTCAGACCCCTCCCCATTGCGGCAGAGACCAGAAACTACTGGTACACCCAACTGGAAATATGCGGTGTAATCTACGTACATTCTGAAGGTTGTCAGGCGTAGCAATGGCTCTGCCTTTGCCTAGAAATTCCACTTCGTGGTCTGGCAGCAGGAGACAGTGCTTGCCCTGCGTGGTTAAGGCAGTTAACACTTCCTGAGAGCCCAGCTAAATGCAGACCCCAAAtccaggatttgaattcagaacTAACATGACGGGGGTTGTGCTCCTTTCACATGAGAAAGATCCAGGACTGGGCTGACCCAGATTCTACCCTCTTTTCTACACCACTAGTTGTGCAGAGTGTGGCTTCTGGAGCCAAACTACCTAGATTTGCATTTCAGCTCTTCTGCGCAATAGCTGTGTGCCTTCTGGACAAATTGCTaagcctctctgtgtctgtttcatcatctgtaaaatagagatattaAAAGTGCATATACCTCATATGGGTTGATAGGAGGATTAAGTGAATTGGTACATTCAAAGCACTCTAGACAGTGTCTGGCCCATAGTGAATGTTCAATAGATGTTagctattataataataattatctagtactccttcctttctcccaaaGAGTCAGATCCTTGGGGCCACCtcaaagtaaaagtaaaatgtcaaggcaatcattaaaaaaaatctgacaccccccacccccaccccacaaaacaaatcttaaaccCCAAGCCTTGTTCTGGAACAAGGCAATACCCTCCATTTATAGGGCAAGTGGGGCTAGGGAGCTCTAATTCCAGCCCATGGTCAATTTGGGGGCTGTGGGTGCTTATCCCAGTTCTGACTGATAATCAGAGCCCCCCTGATAACCTTGGTGCACCCACCTCTCACACTCTCCCCTCCGCAGAAAGCTGGCCCATGTTATCCTGAGACAGCTCTTATATCTACATTCCCACATTCTTTCTCCAATTACACACCGTCTGTTAACACACAAATCTTGTCTGTTGCAAATTCTTTTTTGGAACATGGGGTACACAAACACATTCAATACCCCTTAAGTACACTTTCTAGGCCAGTGTTATGTTTTTCTcaacatccccctccccccacccttttcccACGCAAACCTTTCATCTGTCTGCAAACTTTTCCTCTGTCCTCTTTTCCACCAGTCTGCTCCGGTGCTGGCTCCAGACTCAACCCTGCCATTCGGGTAAAGCTGTGCCCTGGAGGGACCCTGTCCCACGTGCTCACTCCCTTGCTCACTTGGCCTTCAGTCCTCATTCTCCCTACCTCTCCGATTGCTTGGCTCCTGCCATCTGCTTCTCCATGTGTCGGGGGACTGGCATAAGaatgtttctgtgtgtgtctgccttGTGGAGGGGGGATCCCTGGCTGTCCCTCCCTGTTCTGCAGCCATCAAGGGCAGTATTCAGGAGACTGACCCAAGCACACAGCTGGCCACGGAAGccctttctccctctggctgccaacCTGCCCACAGGAAGCAAGCAAGCATCCCTACTAGGCTGGCTGGCAGATTTCTAGCTCTTGCTATACTTCTTCTGGATAAGTTTAAGTTTAAGGTCAAGTGTTGCAAGCCCCTCTGTGCACCCACAGAAGGCGCATCCTCTGATCAGCACAAAACATTTGTATCTCCACCTGACACCTACATCTACATCTCAAATGATTCTGAgcacacagaggaggaaaaaatgacTCATTAATCCGACAGCCTGAAACCCCAGAACCTGGGGGCCTATATGTGTGCAGCTAGGAAGGTAGATACACACATATGCCCATGTGCATCCAGTGACATGGGCCCAGGAGCACCTGCGTGCATGTGCACAGGATGTCTGCTTGGGTACAAGTGTGCAAATGGATGGGCAAACGGGGGCCAGAGGAAAGAGCCACCCACTAAAGAGAATGGCTGGGTTAGAACTCGAGGGACCCGGCTATTTCTGGTTGGCTTGGAAGATAAGCAGCAGCCATGGTGAAGGTCCACAAATCTGTCCCATGATAATCTTTGTCAAACCCTCTGTACAGTGGGAAGAGCTGAAGCAAAGCAGAAGAGAGGCAGTAGGCAGGGTGATGCTGAACGGGGGCCTGCAAGAGAGTAGGAAGGTCACCGAAGCCACAGAAAATGGGGGTGGGAGATGGAGCAGGAACTCTGGGCTGAGCTATAGAGCAAAAAGGACCCCAAGAGAGCTGGGAACCCAAGCACTTTTTGTCTACTCCTGACTGGCTTCCTTTGTAATGTGTAGCTTAGAAGCAAGAGTCAATAAAAATCTATTAGTGAAAACTTTATAAATATGATGAAACTTCTAAAATACAATATTTCTAGGAGACCTTTTGCAAGGTTTGACAGAACGAAAGTCCGTCAGCTCTATCACTGTTTTGTTATAGGTCCATCAGTaaaggttttttgggtttttttttaagattttgtttatttgagagagagaacaagcaggggaagaggcagaaggaaaagcaaacttcccactgagcaggaagcctgatgtggggctcgatatagggactccaggatcatgatctgagccaaaggcagacgcttaaccaactgagccacccaggtgcccccagcggTCTTCTACAATAAAAGTTTCATTTCTACTCACTAAACACCACGACTTCATTTTCCACATAAACATGAttcctattttatatttatatcagagTATAAAACTAGCCCCATTGCTCTTTCTAAATACAATCtaaagtgaaggggaaaaaatgctagAAGATAGCCACAGGGAGAACGCACACAAGCCTCAGGACTACAAGGTACAAGGCAGCTCTGTATTTGGGATGTATTCTATCCCACTTAGGTGGCACAGCCATGATTACAGCCCATAACAGCCTCAGCAAAactgggggaagtggggggggggagccaatTATGGACGTGTAGAGAAGTTGTTCTGGAAAAAGTCAAATTGGACGGagggtcatttgcaaatgtatattCTGGCCACAAACAATACATCTGTGAAAGCGTGAAGAGTCCCTGAGCTCAGGAACCCTTTCTCCTCTGACATCCAGTAAAGAGGTAGGTAGACATGAATACAATGGAACCTCATCTGAATTATATTACAACTCCGTCAAAAGGACATGAGCAACACGGGTATTGTCAAATTAGAGCTGAATTATACCTGCTCTGAGCCGGAGCCCCTGGCTGATGATGGCCCAAACACATGTGCTGAGGGGAGGCTATGGGGGGAGGCATTTCATGGCTGTATCAGTAATTTCAGAGGGACAATACTGTTTCAGAGTGAAACATTTCTTAGAATGCaattaaaaactgaaagagaaatattagaaattctAAAACTGCTGAAAGTAGGATTGTGTTATCTGCTTTCTTGGCATGAAAAGAACATTTATCAGTGAGACGACATTTTTGAAATCTATTCAATTAGGAGttacagagagagacaccagGAAAACTGAATATGCTTTGGAGGATGGGTTTTAGGAAACAGTGGGTCCCAAGAAGCATCAAATGACTTCCTATGAGGACAGTCCTGTGGGTAATAACAAAGGGATGCGGAGAAAGAGAACATATGATGAATTTATGTTGCACCTAATGGTGGATTTTGGACAGGAGGAGTTTGCTGTGGTTTGCAAGCTTCTTCCAAAAAAGATTTTGTGGTCTGCTTTTGCGTCTAATGTCTGATCATACTTTGCCAGGACACGATGAGCCTCATCTTCATTAAGGAGCAAGTTGC
The nucleotide sequence above comes from Ursus arctos isolate Adak ecotype North America unplaced genomic scaffold, UrsArc2.0 scaffold_27, whole genome shotgun sequence. Encoded proteins:
- the HELT gene encoding hairy and enhancer of split-related protein HELT, which translates into the protein MSDKLKDRKRTPVSHKVIEKRRRDRINRCLNELGKTVPMALAKQSSGKLEKAEILEMTVQYLRALHSADFPRGREKELLAEFANYFHYGYHECMKNLVHYLTTVERMETKDTKYARILAFLQSKARLGTEPAFQPLGSLPEPDFSYQLHPAGPELAGHSPGEASVFPQGAAPGPFPWPHGTARSPALPYLPSAPVPLPSPAQQHSPFLAPVQGLDRHYLNLIGHAHPNALNLHPSQHPTVL